The Mugil cephalus isolate CIBA_MC_2020 chromosome 19, CIBA_Mcephalus_1.1, whole genome shotgun sequence genome has a window encoding:
- the lman1 gene encoding protein ERGIC-53: MAVSIALRRATNPPLFLLTFLTTLIFHPSVADISTSASTTEEFPHRRFEYKYSFKGPHLSQADGSIPFWIHTGNAIPSADQVRITPSLRSQRGSVWTKNKVNFEHWEAEVTFRVSGRGRMGADGLAVWFTTTQGLDGPVYGAADQWNGFGVFFDSFDNDGKKNNPAIIVVGNNGNLVYDHQNDGSTQALGTCLRDFRNKPYPVRAKITYYKRTLTILINNGFTPDREDYEFCTKVDNMIIPSEGFFGISAATGGLADDHDVLSFLLFRLTEPGQQPPPVDSEIPKEEKDKYQEEFQNFQQELDKKKEEFQKEHPDVQGEPIEDLYESVNDREIRQVFEGQNRIHLEIKQLHRQLAMILDEQRRYVSAITDEVAKKGTNAESGQADSSSQQLGSILATQQDVLRNLNELKNSFHDSLKQIGSVQHQGNAGGLGSYETIQHFNDIKEHLHTVKRDVEHLVQRNAQNPAEKVMKCPEVPPMPSCLSTVHFAIFVVIQSVLFFCYVMYKSQQEAAAKKFF; this comes from the exons ATGGCGGTGTCCATAGCCCTGCGCCGGGCTACTAACCCTCCTCtcttcttattaacttttctcaCCACGTTAATATTTCACCCCAGCGTCGCCGACATCTCCACGAGTGCCTCGACCACAGAAGAGTTCCCTCACCGCCGCTTTGAGTACAAATACAGCTTCAAAGGACCCCACCTGTCTCAGGCGGACGGCAGTATCCCCTTCTGGATCCACACTGGAA ATGCCATTCCAAGTGCAGACCAAGTGCGCATCACGCCATCCCTCAGGAGTCAGAGAGGATCTGtgtggacaaaaaacaaagtcaacttTGAGCACTGGGAGGCCGAGGTGACCTTCAGAGTATCTGGAAGAGGCAGAATGGGAGCAGATGGTTTG GCGGTGTGGTTCACCACTACACAAGGCCTGGATGGTCCGGTGTACGGAGCTGCTGATCAGTGGAATGGATTTGGCGTCTTCTTTGACTCTTTTGACAATGATGGAAAG aAAAACAACCCGGCTATAATAGTTGTTGGGAACAATGGAAACCTTGTTTATGACCACCAAAA TGACGGCAGCACACAAGCCCTCGGCACATGTTTACGGGACTTCCGCAACAAACCCTATCCTGTCAGAGCCAAAATAACGTACTACAAGCGGACACTGACG ATCCTGATCAACAACGGTTTCACTCCAGACAGAGAGGACTATGAGTTCTGCACAAAAGTGGACAACATGATCATTCCTAGCGAGGGCTTCTTCGGCATTTCAGCCGCTACCGGTGGTTTAGCAG ATGACCACGATGTTTTGTCCTTCTTGTTATTCAGACTCACAGAGCCGGGCCAGCAGCCG CCTCCAGTCGATTCTGAGATTCCTaaagaggagaaggacaagTACCAGGAGGAATTTCAGAACTTCCAGCAAGAGCTcgataaaaagaaagaggagttTCAGAAAGAGCACCCAGACGTCCAAGGAGAGCCGA TCGAGGATTTGTACGAGAGCGTGAACGACCGGGAGATCCGTCAGGTGTTTGAAGGCCAGAACCGGATCCATCTGGAGATCAAACAGCTCCACCGGCAGCTCGCTATGATTCTGGATGAGCAGCGTCGGTACGTCTCCGCCATCACGGACGAGGTCGCCAAGAAAGGGACGAACGCTGAGTCAGGACAG GCGGATTCTTCCAGTCAACAGCTGGGCTCCATCCTAGCAACACAACAGGATGTCCTCAGAAATCTGAACGAGCTGAA aaACTCTTTTCATGACTCGCTGAAACAGATCGGCTCTGTCCAGCATCAGGGTAACGCCGGTGGACTGGGGTCGTACGAGACTATTCAGCACTTCAACGACATTAAGGAACATCTGCACACAGTCAAGAGAGACGTGGAGCACCTGGTCCAGCGTAACGCTCAG AATCCTGCTGAAAAGGTCATGAAATGCCCCGAGGTGCCTCCCATGCCCTCCTGTTTATCCACTGTTCATTTTGCGATCTTTGTCGTCATCCAGTCAGTCCTGTTCTTCTGCTACGTCATGTACAA AAGTCAACAAGAAGCAGCGGCAAAGAAATTCTTTTGA